Proteins encoded in a region of the Panthera tigris isolate Pti1 chromosome B2, P.tigris_Pti1_mat1.1, whole genome shotgun sequence genome:
- the CB2H6orf132 gene encoding uncharacterized protein C6orf132 homolog gives MKKNQTVQGTFSKLFGKKHSNPPSTSLYATNPPWIFTQEAPEEGIRDFGGIYYGDNRFDSVSESGTATLKARPRVRPLLTFLPLNAQENHGLAVPTPSVPGDFADKEVTGTSSLVNGNLRLYSSVGDLRPGHYGQDALIPPPPPGPAPGPPPGFSQLREESPPPPPSMAPPPPPLLLEPPPPPTTAPPPPPVLGAQAPLSTLSSPSTPTPPDFIPPAPPLASLAPPPPLLPAPAPPASLHTTGTRFFPPGGVTKWKSEVALNGRQPETPRTSPPQSPAEPKGSLLRPKPEPHLTFPRSFKVPPPTPVRTSSIPTQEAQGTSPEEEGATKKAPNRLPLPPSFHIRPASQAYPDRAPEPDCPGELRPAAPASPRLGQSQSQSQSQTKECTETPPPAPPLPPPAPPLPPPAPPLPPAAPPLPAAEKAAPPPSRFTKKPKSSPPAPNPKPNPPSPEDTASSAPVDWRDPSQMEKLRSELAAYLCGSRREDRLVSHRAGPTAASQEKEGKKGPSLPEKEAPPSLPEKEILPSVPEKSPSSLQEKVPATSLPLPPVDYISQDPPAPSVRQIRSELEARLSSSAEKEAKPSIGCLPPKPRLEAGRIFEHRTDNGEFFKPVARNLPPPTTTPLPTTPLQSKATSVPAAPPKPTPGPVTPPKVTPAPVTPPKVTPAPATPPKVTPAPATPPKVTPAPATPPKVTPAPATPPKVTPAPVTPPKVTPAPATPPKVTLGPATPSKAVPEPATPSAATTVPTTSSELTAEKKLVPAGQWEKPTPQELTVAPQTEAEGHPSEASKPPALGALSSPALPPKRSPGGEGVAFLYKPHRSQESPSQEAAVAGGALATGSVGGSREPVEVKEPQGLPAKPPTSAPPADELLRHPVTGEVVQPGSPMALLLAARQRAQKGRPGGAALGRSSLPGSLRDHGSQPQAGSDSIFHKEGRPNSFTVVPKSPKEAEKDPQPASSAQPPVPSQWKPQHPGDPEGTEPNHRHNGTKAGAKPAFSILPQGRLLPKSFSSPPSPSCKREEEEDDDDEGEFCFEVIPPPPEFSNDPEPPAPALRYLGRRGSPPRNNFLDLGQPLASRGFSRFPAGAHHAGAGGLEPFAGGGRSLIKKRLYVGEPQRSPGQPRGGTARSLSSPNCFGPPPGGPEMRRVNSAGRAPPGGLHAPRLSMEGAARGEAKFKAPGGDYGFSPAAGRSPHGTPHYGSPINTFTVRPGTRHPISYAYSGNHRKAPS, from the exons AATGCCCAGGAGAACCATGGACTGGCTGTGCCCACCCCCTCTGTCCCAGGAGACTTTGCAGACAAAGAAGTGACAG gTACCAGCTCACTCGTCAACGGCAACCTGCGCCTGTACAGCTCTGTGGGTGACCTAAGGCCGGGGCACTATGGGCAGGACGCActcatccctccccctcccccaggcccggcCCCAGGGCCACCCCCAGGCTTTTCACAGCTTCGGGAGgaatcccccccacctccaccttccatggctcccccaccacctcccctgctgctggaacccccacccccacccaccacggCCCCACCTCCGCCCCCAGTATTGGGGGCCCAAGCCCCCCTATCCACCCTTTCCTCCCCATCCACACCCACCCCTCCTGACTTCattcctcctgccccacccttGGCCTCTCtagccccacctccaccccttttgccagccccagcacccccagcaTCTCTTCATACAACGGGGACTCGCTTCTTTCCCCCTGGGGGTGTCACCAAGTGGAAATCAGAGGTAGCGCTGAATGGCAGGCAGCCGGAGACCCCCAGAACTAGCCCCCCCCAGAGCCCAGCTGAGCCAAAGGGGAGTCTTCTGAGGCCTAAGCCAGAACCCCACCTCACTTTCCCCCGCTCATTCAAggtgcctcccccaaccccagtcaGGACTTCGTCCATCCCAACTCAGGAAGCACAGGGGACGTctccagaggaggaaggggccaccAAGAAAGCCCCCAATCGACTCCCACTGCCTCCCAGCTTCCACATCCGCCCAGCGTCCCAGGCCTATCCGGACAGGGCCCCTGAGCCTGACTGCCCAGGGGAGCTCAGACCTGCAGCAccagccagccccaggctgggccagTCCCAGTCCCAGTCCCAGTCCCAGACTAAGGAATGTACCGAGACTCCTccgccagcccctcccctgccccctcctgcacccccactccctcccccagcaCCGCCACTtcccccagctgcccctccttTGCCCGCTGCTGAGAAGGCAGCCCCTCCACCTTCTAGGtttacaaaaaaacccaaatccagccccccagcccccaaccccaaACCTAACCCCCCCAGTCCGGAGGACACAGCGTCTTCAGCGCCTGTGGACTGGCGGGATCCCAGCCAGATGGAAAAGCTGCGGAGTGAGCTGGCAGCCTATCTCTGTGGCTCCAGGAGGGAGGACCGACTCGTCAGTCACAGGGCAGGCCCAACAGCGGCTTCGCAGGAAAAGGAGGGCAAGAAGGGCCCCAGCCTGCCAGAGAAAGAGGCTCCCCCCAGCCTGCCGGAGAAGGAGATCCTCCCAAGTGTTCCCGAGAAGAGTCCCTCCAGCCTGCAAGAGAAGGTGCCTGCCaccagcctgcccctcccccctgtgGACTACATCTCCCAAGACCCCCCAGCTCCCAGTGTCCGGCAGATCCGGAGCGAGCTGGAGGCCCGGCTCTCCTCATCAGCAGAGAAGGAAGCCAAGCCCAGCATAGGGTGTCTGCCTCCCAAGCCTCGGCTAGAAGCGGGAAGAATCTTTGAACATAGGACAGATAATGGCGAATTCTTTAAGCCTGTGGCCAGGAATCTGCCACCTCCAACCACCACCCCTCTGCCAACCACACCACTACAGTCCAAGGCCACATCTGTGCCGGCCGCACCACCTAAGCCCACACCTGGACCGGTCACACCGCCCAAGGTCACGCCTGCACCGGTCACACCACCCAAGGTCACGCCTGCACCGGCCACACCACCCAAGGTCACGCCTGCACCGGCCACACCACCCAAGGTCACGCCTGCACCGGCCACACCACCCAAGGTCACGCCTGCACCGGCCACACCACCCAAGGTCACGCCTGCACCGGTCACACCACCCAAGGTCACGCCTGCACCGGCCACACCACCCAAGGTCACGCTGGGGCCAGCCACACCATCTAAGGCTGTGCCTGAGCCAGCCACACCATCTGCAGCCACAACTGTACCCACCACATCatccgagctgacagcagagaagaaACTGGTCCCCGCTGGGCAGTGGGAGAAGCCAACCCCCCAGGAACTTACAGTGGCCCCCCAGACAGAGGCAGAAGGGCACCCCTCAGAGGCCAGTAAGCCTCCTGCACTGGGAGCCCTCTCATCTCCAGCCCTCCCACCAAAGAGATCCCCAGGCGGCGAAGGGGTAGCATTTCTCTACAAGCCCCATCGCAGCCAGGAAAGCCCCAGCCAAGAGGCTGCTGTGGCAGGGGGCGCGCTGGCCACAGGGTCGGTGGGAGGGTCACGGGAGCCTGTGGAGGTGAAGGAGCCCCAGGGGCTGCCAGCTAAACCCCCAACCTCAGCCCCGCCTGCCGATGAACTGCTCAGGCACCCGGTGACCGGGGAGGTGGTGCAGCCCGGCTCTCCCATGGCTCTGCTCCTTGCggccaggcagagggcacagaaGGGAAGGCCGGGAGGGGCCGCCCTGGGCCGGTCCTCCCTGCCAGGGAGTCTCCGGGACCACGGCAGccagccccaagcaggctctgacagcaTCTTCCACAAGGAGGGCCGGCCCAACTCCTTCACTGTGGTCCCCAAGTCACCCAAGGAGGCTGAGAAGGACCCCCAGCCGGCCTCCTCAGCACAGCCTCCGGTACCCAGTCAGTGGAAGCCCCAGCACCCCGGGGACCCAGAGGGCACTGAGCCAAACCACAGACACAACGGGACAAAGGCGGGGGCAAAGCCGGCGTTCTCCATCCTCCCCCAGGGCCGCCTGCTGCCCAAATCCTTCTCGtcccccccttctccttcctgcaagagggaagaggaggaggacgacgacgaCGAGGGGGAGTTCTGCTTTGAGGTCATCCCGCCGCCGCCAGAGTTCAGCAACGACccggagccccccgcccccgccctccggTATCTGGGGCGCCGGGGATCCCCTCCCCGGAACAACTTCTTAGACTTGGGGCAGCCCTTGGCTTCTCGGGGCTTCTCGCGCTTTCCAGCCGGGGCGCACCACGCCGGGGCCGGGGGCCTGGAGCCCTTCGCCGGCGGGGGCCGGTCGCTCATCAAGAAGCGCCTGTACGTCGGGGAGCCCCAGCGCAGCCCCGGGCAGCCCCGCGGCGGCACCGCCCGCAGCCTGAGCTCCCCCAACTGCTTCGGGCCTCCGCCTGGGGGCCCGGAAATGCGGCGCGTCAACTCGGCGGGCCGCGCGCCCCCCGGCGGCCTGCACGCGCCGAGGCTGTCCATGGAGGGCGCAGCCCGCGGGGAGGCCAAGTTCAAGGCGCCCGGAGGCGACTACGGCTTCTCCCCTGCGGCCGGCAG gtctCCCCACGGAACCCCCCACTATGGAAGCCCCATCAATACATTCACCGTGAGGCCTGGGACCCGCCATCCTATCTCCTATGCCTACTCGGGGAACCACCGGAAAGCCCCATCCTGA